A window of the Myxococcales bacterium genome harbors these coding sequences:
- a CDS encoding SDR family oxidoreductase yields MEQKLANRVAIVTGASRGIGEHIARHLAAAGAKVVLASRKAAPLEAVAASIREAGGEALAVATHVGQAEQIQGLVKKTLDTYGQIDILVNNAATNPVFGPVMYCDEAAMKKIFEVNFFGPFLLAKACLEPMQKRQYGKIINLTSTAGFRFSPMLGAYGMSKAALQMMTQTLAAEWGIFGIRVNAIAPGLVKTDFSAALWNSEEILKQALDRQAIHQLIQPGDIAATAVFLAGADSDYITGQTIVIDAGSTA; encoded by the coding sequence ATGGAACAAAAACTCGCGAACCGTGTAGCGATCGTCACCGGCGCCAGCCGGGGTATTGGGGAACACATCGCGCGGCATCTGGCCGCGGCGGGCGCCAAGGTGGTCCTGGCCTCGCGCAAAGCCGCGCCGCTCGAGGCCGTGGCCGCGTCGATCCGCGAGGCGGGCGGCGAAGCCCTGGCCGTGGCGACCCACGTCGGGCAGGCGGAACAGATCCAGGGGCTGGTCAAGAAAACCCTCGACACCTACGGCCAGATCGACATCCTGGTGAACAACGCCGCCACCAATCCCGTTTTCGGGCCGGTGATGTACTGCGATGAAGCCGCGATGAAAAAAATCTTCGAGGTCAACTTTTTCGGCCCGTTCCTGCTGGCCAAGGCCTGCCTTGAGCCGATGCAGAAACGCCAGTACGGCAAAATCATCAACCTCACCAGCACCGCCGGCTTCCGCTTTTCGCCGATGCTCGGTGCTTACGGCATGAGCAAGGCGGCCTTGCAGATGATGACCCAGACCCTCGCCGCCGAATGGGGCATCTTCGGCATCCGCGTCAACGCCATCGCCCCCGGCCTGGTCAAGACCGATTTTTCCGCCGCCCTGTGGAACTCCGAGGAAATCCTCAAACAGGCGTTGGACCGCCAGGCGATCCATCAGTTGATCCAACCGGGCGACATCGCGGCCACCGCCGTGTTTCTCGCCGGCGCGGATTCGGACTACATCACCGGGCAGACCATCGTGATCGACGCCGGCTCGACCGCCTGA
- a CDS encoding alpha/beta hydrolase — MSLLAVLLLIVVFLFVWYDLARRFYGGRGTEDEIQFVTTDDGWRLALHRYRPRGANPHGEPVLLHHGLASNYRSFDLNVDSPAAPVPSLPHWLAERGYDVYAIDLRGRGDSERAGWGTDKTWTWSVDDYIEKDDPAFVQAILARTGFTDLHWIGHSMGGILLLAHCAREGSPRLASGIAVGSGLAYQNTGSHYERLIPFAGVTRYKKRFPFGSMAKFFAPFAGWKKIGLDTFNYCPENTAPAAAKAIYGGVICNTSSLVVRQMASLFGADGLTSLDGKIRYPEIAKNVTTPLLLIAGSRDHQSSIALADRTLKQLAGEQHKTLFFGKDHGHRENYGHFDLLVGLHAETEVFPHILEWLQSHPAKRAAGKTGSEA, encoded by the coding sequence ATGAGCCTGCTCGCCGTTTTATTGCTGATCGTCGTTTTCCTGTTCGTCTGGTACGACCTCGCGCGGCGCTTCTACGGCGGGCGCGGCACCGAGGACGAAATCCAATTCGTCACCACCGACGACGGCTGGCGGCTGGCGCTGCACCGCTACCGGCCGCGCGGCGCGAACCCGCACGGCGAGCCGGTGCTGTTGCATCACGGGCTGGCTTCCAATTACCGCTCGTTCGACCTGAACGTCGATTCGCCGGCCGCGCCCGTGCCGTCGCTTCCCCACTGGCTGGCCGAGCGCGGCTACGACGTGTATGCCATCGACCTGCGCGGCCGGGGCGACAGCGAGCGCGCCGGCTGGGGCACGGATAAAACCTGGACCTGGTCGGTCGACGATTACATCGAAAAGGACGATCCGGCCTTCGTGCAGGCGATTCTGGCGCGCACGGGTTTCACCGATCTGCACTGGATCGGCCACAGCATGGGCGGAATTCTGCTGTTGGCGCACTGTGCGCGCGAGGGTTCGCCGCGGCTGGCCAGCGGCATCGCGGTCGGTTCCGGCCTGGCTTATCAAAACACCGGCTCGCATTACGAACGGCTCATCCCGTTCGCCGGAGTGACCCGTTACAAAAAGCGTTTTCCGTTCGGCTCGATGGCGAAGTTCTTCGCGCCCTTTGCCGGGTGGAAGAAAATCGGCCTGGACACCTTCAATTACTGCCCGGAGAACACCGCGCCGGCCGCCGCCAAGGCCATCTACGGCGGGGTCATCTGCAACACGAGCAGCCTGGTGGTGCGGCAAATGGCCTCCCTGTTCGGCGCGGACGGCCTGACCTCGCTGGACGGAAAAATCCGCTACCCCGAAATCGCGAAAAACGTCACCACGCCGCTGCTGCTCATCGCCGGCTCCCGCGACCATCAAAGTTCGATCGCTCTGGCCGACCGGACCTTGAAGCAATTGGCCGGCGAGCAGCACAAAACGCTCTTTTTCGGCAAGGATCACGGCCACCGCGAAAACTACGGCCACTTCGACCTGTTGGTCGGTTTGCACGCCGAAACCGAGGTCTTCCCGCACATCCTGGAATGGCTGCAAAGCCACCCCGCGAAACGGGCCGCCGGCAAAACGGGGAGTGAAGCGTAA
- a CDS encoding ATP-binding cassette domain-containing protein has translation MIEVKNLVKRYGDYPAVDRISFRVEKGKILGFLGPNGAGKTTTMRIVTGFMPPTAGEVTIDGYNIMTHPMEARRRIGYLPETPPLYPDLTVRDYLTFAARIKGVPRKKVAERVTTVAGKCGVTDYLGRLIAVLSKGYRQRVGLAQALVHDPEVLILDEPTIGLDPNQIQEIRQLIRSLAGNHTVVLSTHILPEVTMTCDDVIIISKGKIVAADTLENLTRSGGGRARTYLRLAEPDDKTLGLLQKTPGVARVETAKDRGAFFITSQPNTDPSADLGVLVLQHGWGLLELRHERPTLEEVFSRLTLGEEDAAHA, from the coding sequence ATGATTGAAGTGAAAAACCTGGTCAAACGATACGGCGACTATCCGGCGGTGGACCGGATCAGTTTCCGGGTCGAAAAAGGGAAGATCCTCGGTTTTCTCGGCCCGAACGGCGCCGGCAAAACCACGACCATGCGGATCGTCACCGGCTTCATGCCGCCGACCGCGGGCGAAGTGACCATCGACGGTTACAACATTATGACCCACCCGATGGAAGCGCGGCGGCGCATCGGTTACCTGCCCGAGACCCCGCCGCTGTACCCGGATTTGACGGTCCGCGACTACCTGACGTTCGCCGCCCGCATCAAGGGCGTGCCGCGCAAGAAGGTCGCCGAGCGCGTGACGACCGTCGCCGGCAAATGCGGTGTCACCGACTACCTCGGCCGGCTGATCGCCGTGCTGTCGAAGGGCTACCGGCAACGGGTCGGCCTGGCGCAAGCCTTGGTGCACGATCCGGAAGTGCTGATTCTGGACGAGCCGACCATCGGCCTGGACCCGAACCAGATTCAGGAAATCCGCCAACTCATCCGCTCGCTGGCCGGCAATCACACCGTGGTGCTTTCGACGCACATCCTGCCCGAGGTGACGATGACCTGCGACGACGTGATCATCATCAGCAAGGGCAAGATAGTGGCGGCCGACACGCTGGAAAACCTGACCAGGTCCGGCGGCGGGCGCGCCCGGACCTATCTGCGGCTGGCCGAACCCGACGACAAGACGCTCGGCCTCCTGCAGAAAACGCCCGGCGTGGCCCGGGTCGAAACCGCGAAGGACCGGGGCGCTTTCTTCATCACCAGCCAACCGAACACCGATCCCTCGGCCGACCTCGGCGTGCTGGTGCTGCAACACGGCTGGGGTTTGCTTGAACTCCGCCACGAACGGCCGACGCTGGAGGAAGTCTTCAGCC